One genomic window of Osmia bicornis bicornis chromosome 3, iOsmBic2.1, whole genome shotgun sequence includes the following:
- the LOC114872199 gene encoding vesicle-associated membrane protein 4-like, with protein MATSSKWDLSKEDIKSAANDEKESLLEHESDTEENMVFNRPSTSSGETRADGKMDSVRLQIQEVTEAMRENVQKVMERGERLEDLQEASDRLNMAGSEFRSTAKKAQQRAWLQNFRTRIILVAITVTVVICIIGTIVTKMAMKFENVIAHF; from the exons ATGGCGACGTCCAGCAAGTGGGATTTGTCCAAGGAGGACATTAAATCAGCGGCAAACGATGAAAAG GAATCACTTTTGGAGCACGAGAGCGATACAGAAGAGAACATGGTGTTCAA TCGACCTAGTACGTCCTCGGGGGAGACACGCGCGGATGGAAAGATGGACAG CGTCCGACTGCAAATCCAAGAGGTGACAGAAGCGATGCGCGAGAACGTGCAGAAAGTAATGGAACGTGGCGAGAGGCTCGAGGATCTACAGGAAGCTAGTGATCGTTTGAATATGGCCGGAAGCGAATTCAGATCAACCGCGAAGAAAGCACAGCAAAGGGCGTGGTTACAGAATTTCAGGACGAGAATAATCTTGGTCGCTATCACGGTGACGGTGGTAATCTGCATTATCGGTACG ATTGTAACGAAAATGGCAATGAAGTTTGAAAATGTGATCGCGCATTTCTGA
- the LOC114872192 gene encoding cytochrome b-c1 complex subunit 7-like: MSRLSSLLKPRLFSSKSVSSRDDPNDWRYRISKLAFNLSQFPRYGLYSDDVYNLYTPLVDEALRRLPKDVMDARNFRTMRAAQLDFLKMHLPKEKWITYEQDLEYRYLQPYIQEIIAERREIYDFGCSNYVEND, translated from the exons ATGTCAAGATTATCCTCGCTGCTTAAACCGCGTTTGTTCTCGTCTAAGAGCGTTTCAAGCAGAGATGATCCGAACGATTGGCGTTACAGGATTAGCAAATTAGCGTTCAATTTGTCGCAGTTCCCCCGATACGGTCTTTACAGCGACGATGTTTATAACCTGTACACCCCGTTGGTGGACGAAGCTTTACGTCGTTTACCAAAGGACGTGATGGACGCGAGAAATTTTCG GACCATGCGAGCGGCTCAATTGGACTTCCTGAAAATGCACCTGCCCAAGGAGAAATGGATCACGTACGAGCAAGATCTGGAGTACCGGTATCTCCAGCCGTACATACAAGAAATCATCGCGGAAAGACGGGAGATTTATGACTTCGGTTGCAGCAACTACGTCGAGAACGACTAA
- the LOC114871712 gene encoding long-chain fatty acid transport protein 4 produces the protein MGLHEVVIAGLSVIVGAYLLTGNRRRFVYLLYKTLPRDVLGAYRFVRVNVLLWWWETRGFTVAKIFTRHATTNPDKIAFIFEDKEWTYRKLEEYSNQLGRYFRKKSLSRGDSVGLIMESRPEYVGTWLGLSKAGFVGALLNTNLCGDVLVHSIKAANCKAVIFGSEFKEVIREIREKIPEVALYQWSDPSDTPCLEGAIDLKTEITSIDPSPLVYDLARGTPRDKLIYIYTSGTTGMPKAAVITNLRYMLMSCGVNSMLSLRSTDRIYNSLPLYHTAGGLIGVGQTLLKGITVVLRRRFSASKFWPDCVHYECTVAQYIGEICRYLLTVPPGPCDTTHKVRLMFGNGLRPQIWKPFIERFGVKQVGEFYGATEGNSNLVNIDNKIGAVGFVPLFAGSLYPVALLRVDEETGEPLRGPDGLCIRCKPGESGIFVGKINPKRVLNDFSGYADTKASEQKILRDVFKKDDRVFNSGDILVMDEMGYFYFKDRTGDTFRWHGENVATSEVEGVVSNVIGLKDAVVYGVEVPGAEGKAGMAAIYDPDYSLNIKEMAEGVKKSLPSYARPLFVRVLSELPMTGTFKLKKKDLQRDGFNINKITDPVYFLDRSGEYVKLTEQIYNTILEGKAKL, from the exons ATGGGACTGCACGAGGTGGTGATCGCGGGTCTATCCGTAATTGTCGGCGCCTATCTGCTAACAGGAAACCGCCGACGCTTCGTTTACTTGCTCTACAAGACATTGCCCAGAGACGTGCT GGGTGCCTACAGGTTCGTCCGTGTTAATGTTCTGCTATGGTGGTGGGAAACACGAGGGTTCACGGTGGCAAAGATATTTACGAGGCACGCCACCACTAATCCTGATAAAATTGCTTTCATCTTCGAAGACAAAGAATGGACGTATCGAAAG CTAGAAGAATACAGCAATCAACTGGGACGTTATTTTCGCAAGAAATCCTTATCTCGCGGGGATAGCGTTGGTTTGATCATGGAAAGTCGACCAGAATACGTGGGAACGTGGTTGGGTCTTAGCAAAGCTGGCTTCGTCGGTGCACTTTTGAACACAAACCTTTGTGGAGATGTTTTAGTACACAGCATCAAGGCGGCCAATTGTAAGGCTGTTATTTTTGGATCGGAGTTCAAAGAAG TGATTCGTGAAATTAGGGAGAAAATTCCAGAGGTGGCTTTGTACCAGTGGTCGGATCCGTCAGACACCCCTTGTCTCGAAGGAGCGATCGATCTGAAAACGGAAATCACCAGCATCGATCCGAGCCCTCTCGTGTACGACCTTGCTCGAGGTACTCCCCGGGATAAATTGATTTACATCTACACCTCGGGTACCACTGGGATGCCGAAGGCTGCTGTTATCACTAATTTAAG GTATATGTTAATGTCTTGTGGCGTGAACTCGATGCTCAGTTTACGATCAACCGATAGGATTTACAATTCTTTGCCGCTTTATCACACAGCTGGTGGGCTGATCGGAGTGGGTCAAACATTGTTGAAGGGTATCACCGTCGTTCTTCGTAGACGATTTAGTGCTTCAAAGTTCTGGCCAGATTGCGTCCATTACGAATGCACT GTCGCACAGTATATCGGAGAAATCTGTAGATATCTGCTCACCGTACCTCCAGGTCCCTGTGATACCACGCACAAGGTTCGACTGATGTTTGGAAACGGCCTTAGGCCCCAAATTTGGAAACCTTTTATCGAAAGATTCGGCGTGAAGCAAGTCGGCGAATTTTATGGCGCCACTGAAGGGAACTCGAATCTTg TAAATATTGATAACAAAATTGGAGCAGTTGGATTTGTTCCACTGTTTGCTGGTTCATTGTACCCTGTAGCATTATTAAGGGTTGATGAGGAGACTGGAGAACCATTAAGGGGACCAGATGGCCTCTGCATACGTTGTAAACCTG GAGAATCAGGTATCTTTGTAGGTAAAATCAATCCAAAGAGGGTACTCAATGACTTTTCCGGATACGCAGATACAAAAGCGTCTGAACAAAAGATTCTTCGCGATGTGTTCAAGAAGGATGATCGTGTTTTTAATTCTG GTGATATTTTGGTCATGGACGAGATGgggtatttttatttcaaggaCAGGACTGGTGACACATTCAG GTGGCATGGAGAAAACGTAGCAACTTCAGAAGTCGAAGGTGTAGTTAGCAATGTGATTGGTCTGAAAGACGCAGTTGTTTATGGGGTCGAG GTACCTGGAGCCGAAGGTAAGGCTGGAATGGCAGCTATTTATGACCCAGATTATAGTCTGAACATCAAAGAAATGGCAGAGGGTGTGAAAAAGTCTCTGCCATCATACGCCAGGCCTCTTTTCGTTCGAGTTTTATCAGAACTACCAATGACTG GCACGTTTAAGTTGAAGAAGAAAGATCTTCAACGCGATGGTTTCAATATCAACAAG ATCACTGATCCAGTTTACTTCTTGGATCGTTCTGGAGAGTACGTGAAACTCACGGAACAAATTTACAACACTATCCTCGAAGGGAAGGCTAAGTTGTAA
- the LOC114871719 gene encoding uncharacterized protein LOC114871719 yields the protein MKLLSSFGVCLATFYYVTVITTVNCDAQASQNENSEQPQNSSVIQSQYEAANESYVEEIGKLVQLLQENFGQLTRENQQVSRRHETLDVSDDDSKNEQLPSTSNLHPRVTDLKQGDSDKLNQRSAFESEEDDTPEGSKSTSQLDKKSTLQERIANPFDIFTNVFLDNVDKHPQPIRNILDFIMDRLTPKLNREDQQSKKRFPRKLFERTKNVLSEVKETTETLSPVGIHRTLKLGPWSVSFDMGKP from the exons ATGAAGCTACTTTCGTCATTTGGAGTGTGTCTAGCCACGTTTTACTATGTCACTGTAATTACAACGGTCAATTGCGACGCACAAGCGAGTCAGAATGAAAATTCTGAGCAACCACAAAACTCGAGTGTAATTCAATCGCAATACGAAGCCGCGAACGAGAGTTACGTCGAAGAAATCGGTAAACTCGTACAGCTTCTTCAAGAAAACTTCGGCCAG CTGACGAGGGAGAACCAGCAAGTTTCCAGGCGCCACGAGACCCTCGACGTCTCGGATGACGATTCCAAGAACGAACAACTTCCGTCCACTTCCAACCTGCACCCTCGAGTTACCGATTTAAAACAGGGTGACTCGGATAAATTGAATCAACGATCAGCGTTCGAATCGGAGGAAGACGATACACCAGAGGGTTCTAAGTCAACCAg CCAATTAGATAAAAAATCTACCCTTCAAGAACGAATCGCTAATCCATTCGATATATTTACAAATGTATTCTTGGACAATGTCGATAAACATCCGCAGCCTATTAGGAATATCTTGGACTTCATTATGGACAGGCTGACACCTAAACTGAACAGGGAGGACCAGCAATCGAAAAAGCGATTCCCTAGGAAGTTATTCGAGCGTACCAAAAACGTGCTGAGCGAGGTGAAAGAAACAACCGAAACCCTGTCACCAGTTGGTATTCACAGAACGTTGAAGCTGGGTCCGTGGTCCGTGAGCTTTGACATGGGGAAACCGTGA
- the LOC114871665 gene encoding 5-oxoprolinase has protein sequence MAEKKFQFAIDRGGTFTDVYARCPGGKIRVMKLLSVDPANYEDAPREGIRRILEQETGQKIEGEIDISLISWIRMGTTVATNALLERKGAKMALLINEGFRDLLFIGNQARPNIFDLQVAMPEVLYNKVVEVRSRVIPALPGKCHLDNKNWRRVKGSTGEELFVTQELDEEKLKRDLEELQRSGIESLAVVLAHSYMFAEHEDRVGELARLAGFSQVSLSHEIMPMTRIVPRGFTACADAYLTPHIKQYLQGFSSGFKNKLKGVNVLFMQSDGGLTPMHSFNGSRAILSGPAGGVVGYAMTTYNKETDLPVIGFDMGGTSTDVSRYGGSYEHVYESTTAGVTIQAAQLDVNTVAAGGGSMLFFRSGLFAVGPESAGAHPGPACYKKNGPLAVTDANLALGRLLPEYFPKIFGPNEDEPLDKSRTLEAFQALTDQINEFLAKESHRGKMSIEEVAMGFVRVANETMCRPIRALTQAKGYDTSRHVLACFGGAGGQHACAIARSLGMGTVFVHKYAGILSAYGMALADAVEEAQEPSAEIYEPKSFARLDERLDTLEKKVKDKLAIEGFAASHIITEPFLHLRYQGTDCALMCTPNKTSGNNGTRHGDFLTTFLERYQTEFGFTMPNRKILVNDVRVRGVGKTDIDEDPILPPSNEPPKVEKTTMVYFENGYLETKVYQLHTLSPGHTILGPAIIMDSLSTLLVEPDCTASITPRGDVKITIGQGSKTEVTTELDTIQLSIFSHRFMSIAEQMGRILQRTSISTNIKERLDFSCAVFGPDGGLVSNAPHIPVHLGAMQETVQFQMKVFKGQFTKGDVILANHPSAGGSHLPDFTVITPVFYKDVEKPVFFVASRGHHADIGGITPGSMPPHSTTLLQEGAAFKSFLLVHKGVFREKELTEELMAPGKIPGSSGTRNLSDNLSDLKAQIAANHKGSLLVNELIDIYGLEVVQAYMGHIQYNAEVAVRDMLKSVGRKLLEETGSTATSAIDYLDDGSMIKFLLSIDIEKGEAVCDFTGTGYEVWGNCNAPRAITFSALIYCLRCIVGRDVPLNQGCLKPVKVIIPKGSLLDPSEEAAVVGGNVLTSQRIVDVILQAFGACAASQGCMNNVTLGTEEWGYYETVAGGSGAGPTWDGRGGVHTHMTNTRITDPEILELRYPVVLNKFSLRPGSGGAGAHRGGDGVVRETIFRAPMMLSVLTERRVHNPPGLAGGLPGERGRNTLQRADGRKINLGPKTAVPVHPGDTFILESPGGGGYGPPGEKAASIQRNFQGFVERGSVFEYRKAQESV, from the exons ATGGCCGAAAAGAAGTTCCAGTTTGCTATAGATCGCGGCGGTACGTTTACGGACGTGTACGCCAGATGTCCGGGCGGCAAGATTCGAGTGATGAAACTACTGTCAGTAGATCCAGCCAACTATGAAGACGCGCCACGAGAGGGAATTCGAAGAATTCTTGAACAG GAGACTGGTCAGAAAATCGAGGGAGAAATAGACATTTCGTTGATATCGTGGATCCGGATGGGGACCACGGTCGCAACGAATGCTCTGCTGGAAAGAAAGGGTGCAAAAATGGCACTGTTGATAAACGAGGGATTCAGAGACCTTCTTTTCATTGGAAACCAAGCGAGGCCGAATATATTCGACCTG CAAGTAGCCATGCCAGAAGTTTTGTACAATAAGGTAGTGGAAGTTAGGAGCAGGGTGATACCTGCATTACCCGGTAAATGCCACCTGGATAACAAAAACTGGCGCAGGGTAAAAGGTTCCACAGGTGAGGAACTCTTCGTCACCCAAGAATTGGACGAAGAGAAATTGAAGAGAGATCTTGAGGAATTGCAACGATCAGGAATTGAAAGTTTGGCAGTGGTCCTGGCGCACAGTTACAT GTTTGCTGAACACGAAGACAGAGTAGGCGAATTAGCGAGACTCGCTGGTTTCTCCCAGGTGTCTCTTTCCCATGAAATTATGCCCATGACAAGAATCGTTCCCAGAGGCTTCACAGCCTGCGCTGATGCATATTTGACACCACATATTAAACAGTATTTACAG GGTTTCTCGTCAGGCTTTAAAAACAAACTGAAAGGCGTGAATGTGCTATTCATGCAGAGCGACGGTGGATTGACTCCGATGCACTC aTTCAACGGGTCTCGTGCTATTCTTTCTGGCCCCGCAGGCGGGGTCGTAGGATACGCGATGACCACTTACAACAAAGAAACCGATTTACCTGTGATTGGATTCGATATGGGCGGCACTTCGACCGACGTGAGTCGTTACGGTGGCAGTTACGAACACGTCTATGAGAGCACAACTGCGGGTGTTACGATCCAAGCTGCTCAG TTGGACGTGAACACAGTTGCGGCAGGAGGTGGATCGATGCTTTTCTTCAGGTCGGGTCTGTTCGCGGTTGGACCTGAGAGCGCAGGAGCCCACCCAGGACCGGCATGTTACAAGAAAAATGGTCCTCTGGCTGTTACCGATGCAAACTTAGCTTTAGGAAGATTGCTACCAGAGTATTTCCCAAAAATATTCGGGCCGAACGAAGATGAACCATTGGACAAGTCACGCACGTTGGAGGCCTTCCAAGCACTCACTGATCAA ATCAACGAATTTCTAGCGAAAGAGAGTCACAGAGGCAAGATGAGCATCGAGGAAGTGGCGATGGGTTTTGTCAGGGTCGCTAATGAAACCATGTGCAGGCCAATAAGAGCTCTGACACAG GCGAAAGGGTACGACACATCTCGTCACGTTTTGGCATGTTTCGGGGGTGCTGGAGGGCAACACGCGTGTGCCATTGCTCGTTCTCTAGGCATGGGTACCGTTTTTGTTCACAAATACGCTGGAATTTTGTCAGCCTACGGAATGGCCCTAGCTGACGCCGTGGAAGAAGCTCAGGAGCCTAGTGCGGAAATCTACGAGCCAA AATCATTTGCACGATTGGACGAGCGTTTGGATACCTTAGAAAAGAAGGTTAAAGACAAATTAGCTATCGAAGGCTTCGCAGCCTCCCACATAATCACGGAACCATTTTTGCACCTGCGTTACCAAGGAACAGACTGCGCCTTGATGTGTACACCCAATAAAACGAGTGGAAACAACGGCACGAGACATGGGGATTTCCTCACAACTTTCTTAGAAAGGTATCAGACGGAATTCGGTTTCACAATGCCGAATAGAAAGATTCTGGTGAACGACGTGAGAGTGAGAGGTGTGGGGAAGACGGATATCGATGAAGATCCGATTCTTCCTCCTTCGAACGAGCCACCGAAAGTGGAAAAG ACTACCATGGTGTACTTCGAAAACGGCTACTTGGAGACTAAAGTGTATCAGTTGCACACTTTATCACCCGGCCACACGATACTCGGACCAGCCATCATAATGGATAGCCTGAGCACCCTTCTAGTCGAACCCGATTGCACCGCATCGATCACTCCTCGTGGTGACGTGAAGATAACGATCGGTCAAGGTTCGAAGACCGAAGTCACCACCGAGCTGGACACCATTCAGCTCAGCATCTTCTCTCATCGTTTCATGAGTATCGCCGAGCAAATGGGCAG GATCCTTCAGAGGACCTCCATCTCTACGAACATCAAAGAGAGACTGGACTTCTCCTGTGCTGTCTTTGGTCCTGATGGTGGTCTGGTTTCCAACGCACCCCATATACCGGTGCACTTGGGCGCCATGCAGGAGACCGTTCAGTTTCAGATGAAGGTTTTCAAGGGTCAATTCACAAAGGGTGACGTGATCCTTGCGAATCATCCGTCTGCGGGTGGATCGCATCTTCCAGATTTCACTGTCATCACTCCAGTATTTTACAA GGACGTTGAGAAACCAGTGTTCTTCGTGGCCAGCAGAGGCCATCACGCTGACATCGGAGGTATCACACCTGGTTCCATGCCACCACATTCGACCACTTTGCTTCAG GAAGGTGCTGCTTTCAAAAGTTTTCTACTAGTGCACAAAGGTGTGTTCCGGGAAAAGGAACTGACCGAAGAATTAATGGCACCAGGAAAGATCCCAGGAAGTTCAGGGACCAGGAATCTATCCGACAACCTGAGCGACCTCAAAGCTCAAATTGCTGCTAATCACAAA GGTTCGTTACTGGTCAACGAATTGATCGACATATACGGACTCGAAGTGGTTCAAGCGTATATGGGTCATATTCAGTACAATGCCGAAGTTGCCGTCAGGGATATGTTGAAGTCTGTTGGCCGGAAACTGTTGGAGGAAACAGGAAGTACCGCCACAAGCGCCATAGATTATTTAGACGATGGAAGTATGATTAAGTTCCTTCTGAGCATTGATATTGAGAAGGGTGAAGCAGTCTGTGATTTTAC tGGCACAGGATATGAAGTTTGGGGTAATTGCAACGCACCTCGAGCTATCACTTTTTCAGCATTGATTTACTGTTTGAGGTGCATCGTTGGTAGAGATGTTCCTTTGAATCAG GGTTGTCTGAAGCCTGTAAAGGTAATCATACCCAAAGGATCGCTGTTAGATCCATCAGAAGAAGCTGCTGTGGTTGGTGGTAACGTTCTCACGTCGCAACGAATCGTGGATGTTATTTTGCAAGCTTTCGGAGCTTGTGCTGCATCGCAAGGGTGCATGAATAATGTCACCCTTGGTACAGAGGAATGGGGATACTACGAGACTGTCGCTGGCGGCAGTGGAGCT GGACCAACATGGGACGGCAGAGGAGGAGTACATACGCACATGACCAACACAAGGATCACCGACCCAGAGATACTGGAACTTCGTTATCCTGTTGTTCTCAATAAATTTTCTCTTCGTCCTGGAAGCGGTGGAGCTGGTGCTCATCGTGGTGGCGATGGAGTCGTTCGTGAGACAATTTTCAG AGCACCCATGATGCTGTCTGTGTTAACCGAAAGAAGGGTGCACAATCCACCAGGACTAGCTGGAGGACTGCCAGGAGAAAGGGGAAGAAATACGCTGCAAAGAGCTGATGGCAGAAAGATCAATCTGGGTCCAAAAACAGCCGTACCAGTCCATCCCGGG GATACTTTTATTCTGGAGAGTCCAGGGGGCGGTGGTTACGGACCACCCGGAGAGAAGGCTGCTTCGATTCAGAGAAACTTTCAAGGATTCGTCGAACGAGGAAGCGTCTTCGAATACCGAAAGGCGCAAGAATCTGTATAG